One stretch of Methylococcus capsulatus DNA includes these proteins:
- a CDS encoding Na/Pi symporter — protein MASLDQLILNLGLFFLGLRLVGQSLSELGGGGFRHSVRAATHTPPRASLLGVMIGALTQSATAVTFILASMLGSGLIKPPAARLAVVWSNVGLTALTFLAVIDIHPLVAYFVGGAGIALGSVRLKPWSTIAAALLGVGLLLLALENIGAEAAPLKNEPWFRQGLDAARDSPWVAFVCGFGAAALLQSNAGATMLVITLCGAGAMPVSAALPMIYGSNLGAIPLRAMLALGLKGDAIRLVRTEDLFCLVSGLLMMALFVGERCGVPLVGALSAALTASSSGQLAVAFLFSNLLPALVLSPFLSTCARLLDRFWPPAPEKMLGEPAFLSSHALADPSTALDLLAKELGRLLGSVRVAPRRLDRGEPSADPDTDLLGPEFVRLAAAIETFCLKLALRDGLGPPETVRLHRFRTALAIVWHIAEACAEFSLHLDTVPEPVGAVAHPLRIRLEHLLALAAAAVASLDLAGIAEFRAQTRRHGEPITALRQAYADGLAALETEQSIEAGILDTDFELCIWLLHRLAKLLPALVSRPVAGALM, from the coding sequence ATGGCATCCCTCGATCAGCTTATCCTGAACCTCGGCCTGTTCTTTCTCGGACTCAGGCTGGTCGGCCAGAGCCTTTCCGAACTGGGCGGCGGCGGTTTTCGCCACTCGGTCAGGGCGGCCACCCACACCCCGCCGCGGGCTTCGCTGCTCGGTGTCATGATCGGTGCGCTGACCCAGAGCGCCACCGCCGTGACCTTCATTCTGGCCAGCATGCTCGGCAGCGGCCTGATCAAGCCGCCGGCGGCCCGCCTCGCTGTGGTCTGGTCCAACGTCGGCCTCACCGCCCTGACCTTTCTCGCCGTCATCGACATCCATCCGCTGGTAGCCTATTTCGTGGGGGGGGCCGGCATCGCCCTGGGTTCGGTGCGCCTGAAGCCGTGGAGCACCATCGCCGCTGCCCTGCTTGGCGTCGGTCTGTTGCTGTTGGCGCTGGAAAATATCGGGGCGGAGGCCGCTCCGCTGAAGAACGAACCCTGGTTCCGGCAAGGTTTGGATGCCGCCCGGGATTCACCCTGGGTTGCCTTCGTCTGTGGCTTTGGTGCGGCGGCGTTGTTGCAGTCCAATGCGGGAGCGACAATGCTGGTGATCACCTTGTGCGGAGCAGGTGCGATGCCGGTATCCGCCGCGCTGCCGATGATTTACGGCAGCAATTTGGGAGCGATTCCGCTGCGGGCCATGCTGGCGCTCGGCCTGAAGGGCGACGCCATCCGCCTGGTCCGTACCGAGGACCTGTTCTGCCTCGTCAGCGGTCTGCTGATGATGGCGTTGTTCGTCGGCGAGCGCTGCGGAGTGCCGCTGGTGGGTGCTTTGTCGGCGGCGCTGACGGCTTCGTCGTCCGGCCAGCTCGCCGTGGCCTTCCTGTTTTCGAACCTGCTGCCCGCACTGGTGCTTTCCCCCTTCCTCTCCACCTGCGCCCGCCTGCTCGACCGCTTCTGGCCACCGGCTCCGGAAAAGATGCTGGGCGAACCGGCTTTCCTGTCCAGCCATGCACTTGCGGATCCTTCCACCGCGCTTGATCTCCTCGCCAAGGAACTGGGGAGGCTGCTCGGTTCGGTGCGGGTGGCGCCGCGCCGATTAGACAGAGGAGAGCCGTCCGCCGACCCGGATACCGACCTGCTGGGGCCTGAATTCGTCCGGCTCGCCGCCGCCATCGAGACGTTCTGTCTGAAGCTGGCCTTGCGCGACGGCCTCGGGCCGCCGGAAACCGTCCGTCTGCACCGGTTCCGGACGGCGCTCGCCATCGTGTGGCATATCGCCGAAGCGTGTGCCGAGTTTTCCCTCCACCTCGATACGGTGCCCGAACCGGTTGGCGCCGTAGCCCATCCTCTGCGCATCCGGTTGGAGCACCTGCTGGCGCTGGCGGCGGCAGCGGTCGCATCGCTGGATCTGGCAGGAATCGCCGAATTCCGTGCCCAGACCCGCCGCCACGGCGAACCGATCACGGCGCTTCGGCAGGCGTATGCGGACGGGCTGGCTGCCCTGGAAACAGAGCAGAGCATCGAAGCCGGTATTCTGGATACTGACTTCGAGCTGTGCATATGGCTGCTGCATCGCCTCGCCAAACTGCTCCCCGCCCTGGTTTCCCGACCGGTGGCCGGTGCTTTAATGTGA
- the amrA gene encoding AmmeMemoRadiSam system protein A has product MSSNQGTCPLEPGHRRYLLDLARASIRHGLTTGCPLPVELADLPPQLMERRATFVTLKKGDALRGCIGCLEAIKPLAVDVADNAFSAAFRDPRFPPVTAEEVDALALHISLLTPPQPMSFSSERDLIRQLKPGVDGLILQEGPLRGTFLPSVWEALPRPAAFLRQLKLKTGLPEDYWSDTLKVFRYGAETIE; this is encoded by the coding sequence ATGTCATCGAATCAGGGCACTTGCCCGCTTGAACCCGGACACCGGCGGTACCTACTGGACCTTGCCCGTGCGTCGATCCGGCACGGTCTCACAACCGGCTGCCCCCTCCCGGTCGAGCTTGCGGACCTGCCTCCGCAACTCATGGAGCGGCGCGCGACTTTCGTCACACTGAAGAAAGGCGATGCGCTGCGCGGCTGCATCGGCTGCCTGGAAGCGATCAAGCCGCTCGCCGTCGACGTAGCCGACAATGCCTTTTCCGCGGCTTTCCGCGACCCGCGCTTCCCGCCCGTCACAGCCGAGGAAGTCGACGCGCTGGCCCTCCATATCTCCCTCCTTACGCCGCCACAGCCCATGAGTTTCAGCTCCGAGCGCGACCTGATCCGACAACTCAAACCCGGCGTCGACGGTCTGATTCTTCAGGAAGGCCCCCTGCGCGGCACCTTCCTGCCTTCCGTGTGGGAGGCCCTGCCACGGCCGGCGGCGTTCTTGCGCCAGCTCAAGCTCAAGACGGGGCTGCCGGAGGATTACTGGTCCGACACCTTGAAAGTTTTCCGGTACGGCGCCGAAACGATCGAGTGA
- the amrB gene encoding AmmeMemoRadiSam system protein B, whose translation MRSVRAPAVAGLFYPADRRQLHAMLQGLLGEAKAVGRPPKALIAPHAGYVYSGPVAANAYALLKPLRHSIRRVVLLGPSHRVAFRGLALSSAQSFSTPLGEIPLDLKAQAALTALPFVQILDQAHMLEHSLEVHLPFLQEVLEDFKLVPIVVGDAEPGQVAEAIDLVWGGDETLIVASSDLSHYHDYATARRMDRATSDAIESLQPEDIGFEDACGRLPIAGLLIAARRRGLSAKTVDLRNSGDTAGSKDSVVGYGAYVIESGHLPA comes from the coding sequence ATGCGATCCGTTCGAGCTCCCGCCGTCGCCGGTCTGTTTTATCCCGCGGACCGCCGCCAGCTCCATGCCATGCTGCAAGGCCTCCTCGGTGAAGCGAAGGCCGTTGGACGCCCGCCCAAGGCATTGATCGCCCCCCACGCCGGCTACGTTTATTCCGGCCCCGTCGCCGCCAACGCCTATGCCTTGCTTAAACCTTTGCGACACAGCATTCGCCGCGTCGTGCTGCTGGGCCCCTCGCACCGCGTCGCTTTCCGTGGGCTCGCTCTGAGCAGCGCCCAAAGCTTTTCGACCCCCTTGGGCGAAATCCCCCTGGACCTCAAGGCCCAGGCGGCGCTCACCGCCCTGCCTTTCGTACAGATCCTGGACCAGGCTCACATGCTGGAGCACAGTCTCGAAGTCCACCTGCCTTTCCTGCAGGAAGTGCTCGAAGATTTCAAGCTGGTACCGATCGTCGTGGGCGATGCGGAGCCGGGCCAGGTCGCCGAGGCGATCGACCTGGTGTGGGGCGGGGACGAAACCCTCATCGTCGCCAGCTCGGATTTGAGCCATTATCACGACTACGCGACGGCCCGGCGGATGGACCGGGCGACCTCCGACGCCATCGAGTCGCTGCAGCCCGAGGACATCGGCTTCGAAGACGCCTGCGGACGGCTACCGATCGCGGGCCTCCTCATCGCCGCACGCCGCCGGGGTCTTTCGGCGAAAACGGTCGATCTGCGCAATTCCGGCGATACTGCCGGTTCCAAGGACAGTGTCGTAGGATACGGAGCCTATGTCATCGAATCAGGGCACTTGCCCGCTTGA
- the amrS gene encoding AmmeMemoRadiSam system radical SAM enzyme has protein sequence MDTNTDAVEAFPTRFWHLLEDGRVQCDVCPRFCKLHEGQRGLCFVRGNVGGKVVLLSYGRSSGFCVDPIEKKPLNHFLPGTPVFSFGTAGCNLACKFCQNWDISKSREMDSLLDRASPEAIARTAKALGCRSVAYTYNDPVIFHEYTIDTARACRELGIKSVAVSAGYQCAEPRAEFYRYMDAANIDLKAFTEDFYHRICGGHLQPVLETLEYIKHETQVWLEITTLLIPDENDSEQELEALTQWVVEKLGPDVPLHFSAFHPDWKMLNKSATPPATLLEARRIAMKNGVRYAYVGNIHHKEGDSTYCHHCGQMLIGRDWYELSEWNLTPEGRCNRCGTRCAGVFEAAPGDWGAKRMPVSMAGRG, from the coding sequence ATGGACACCAATACCGATGCTGTCGAAGCCTTTCCCACCCGGTTCTGGCATCTCCTGGAGGACGGCCGCGTCCAGTGCGACGTCTGTCCCCGCTTCTGCAAGCTGCACGAGGGTCAGCGCGGTCTGTGCTTCGTGCGGGGCAACGTCGGCGGCAAAGTGGTGCTGCTGTCTTACGGCCGTTCCAGCGGGTTCTGCGTCGATCCCATCGAGAAGAAGCCGCTCAACCATTTCCTGCCAGGAACGCCGGTGTTTTCTTTCGGCACCGCCGGCTGCAACCTGGCCTGCAAGTTCTGCCAGAACTGGGACATCAGTAAATCGCGCGAAATGGATTCGCTGCTGGACCGCGCCAGCCCCGAGGCGATCGCCAGGACCGCCAAGGCACTGGGCTGTCGCAGCGTGGCCTATACCTACAACGATCCGGTCATTTTCCACGAATACACTATCGACACTGCGCGTGCCTGCCGCGAGCTCGGCATCAAATCGGTCGCCGTTTCCGCCGGCTACCAGTGCGCCGAGCCGCGCGCCGAGTTCTACCGCTACATGGATGCCGCCAACATCGACCTGAAAGCGTTCACCGAAGACTTCTACCACAGGATTTGCGGCGGCCATCTGCAGCCGGTGCTGGAAACCTTGGAATACATCAAGCATGAAACGCAGGTCTGGTTGGAGATCACCACCCTGCTGATTCCGGATGAAAACGATTCCGAACAGGAGCTGGAGGCGCTGACGCAGTGGGTGGTGGAGAAGCTGGGGCCGGACGTGCCACTGCATTTCTCGGCCTTCCATCCCGATTGGAAGATGCTGAACAAGAGCGCCACGCCGCCCGCGACGCTGCTCGAGGCGCGGCGGATCGCCATGAAGAACGGTGTGCGCTATGCCTACGTCGGCAACATTCATCACAAAGAAGGCGACAGCACTTACTGCCACCACTGCGGACAGATGCTGATCGGCCGCGACTGGTACGAGCTGTCGGAATGGAACCTCACGCCGGAAGGCCGCTGCAACCGCTGCGGCACGCGCTGTGCCGGCGTGTTCGAGGCCGCGCCGGGCGACTGGGGCGCGAAGCGCATGCCCGTCAGCATGGCCGGTCGTGGCTGA
- the gstA gene encoding glutathione transferase GstA, translating to MKLYYFPGACSLAPHIVLREAGLDFELENVDLGTKKTSAGADFLQVNPKGYVPALQLDDGQVLTEDQVILQYLADLKPEAGLMPPAGMFERYRLLEWLAFISTEIHKTFGPFWNPESPEASKEIALALLSRRLDYVEDRLEAGGPWLMGEPYSIADAYLFTVLGWCEHLKIDLSKWPRILAYLERNQARAAVQAAMKAEGLIQ from the coding sequence ATGAAGCTCTACTATTTCCCCGGCGCCTGTTCCCTGGCGCCCCACATCGTGCTGCGCGAAGCGGGCCTGGATTTTGAACTGGAGAACGTCGATCTCGGCACCAAGAAAACCTCGGCCGGCGCCGATTTCCTCCAGGTCAACCCCAAGGGCTACGTACCGGCATTGCAGCTGGACGACGGTCAGGTACTGACCGAGGATCAGGTCATCCTGCAATATCTCGCGGACCTGAAGCCCGAGGCTGGTCTTATGCCGCCGGCGGGTATGTTCGAGCGTTACCGTCTGCTGGAATGGCTGGCCTTCATCTCTACCGAGATCCACAAGACCTTCGGGCCGTTCTGGAATCCGGAATCGCCCGAGGCCAGCAAGGAAATCGCGCTCGCTCTGCTGTCGCGGCGGTTGGACTACGTGGAAGACCGGCTGGAAGCGGGCGGTCCCTGGCTGATGGGAGAGCCCTACAGCATCGCCGACGCATATCTCTTCACCGTGCTGGGCTGGTGCGAACACCTCAAAATCGACCTCTCGAAATGGCCGCGCATCCTCGCCTACCTTGAGCGGAACCAGGCGCGGGCGGCGGTTCAGGCTGCGATGAAGGCCGAAGGGCTGATCCAATAA
- a CDS encoding lipase family protein yields the protein MSTFDRGYARLSLEICRYTYAKAFALASEEGDALQWIEQQGHKPDPASLAPLRGGDTSVACVFRYPDKNIVSYMGTKTEFNNAVNAKDSIEDWLKNFRAAPVPFKLGKEHLGLDHEVELPGRVHAGFLSELKAVQPEVIDVLLKNGGKDKPLYLTGHSQGGAEATLATPALLAAGFKVAATYTFAAPRSGDQTFADAVPVAFPFHRIEFGDDIVPHVPPTLLSRWVKMLVTIPRYLPLKRFGVPVKVNEFLELSVNDLGYVGVGRLCYGNPEGGKFHVDMRLRQEASLLQGRLTRLLRHPAHWAEHHHLAGTKADVDAGRKGNYTALVSDFPLVAG from the coding sequence ATGTCGACATTCGATCGAGGATACGCGCGGCTGTCGCTCGAAATTTGCCGCTATACCTATGCCAAAGCGTTCGCTCTCGCCTCCGAGGAAGGCGATGCGCTCCAGTGGATCGAGCAGCAAGGGCACAAACCCGATCCGGCCTCCTTGGCGCCCCTACGAGGAGGGGACACATCGGTGGCGTGCGTATTCCGGTATCCGGACAAGAATATCGTTTCCTACATGGGTACCAAGACCGAGTTCAACAACGCCGTGAACGCCAAAGATTCGATCGAGGATTGGCTCAAGAATTTCCGGGCGGCACCGGTGCCGTTCAAACTCGGCAAAGAACATCTCGGATTGGACCATGAGGTGGAGCTCCCCGGCAGAGTCCACGCGGGATTCCTGTCCGAATTGAAAGCCGTCCAGCCCGAAGTCATTGACGTGTTATTGAAAAACGGTGGCAAAGACAAGCCCTTGTATCTCACGGGACACAGTCAGGGCGGCGCTGAAGCCACGCTAGCGACACCGGCATTGCTCGCCGCCGGATTCAAGGTCGCGGCCACTTACACGTTCGCCGCACCGCGCTCTGGTGACCAGACCTTCGCCGATGCGGTTCCGGTCGCGTTTCCGTTCCACCGTATAGAATTCGGCGACGACATCGTACCCCACGTGCCGCCGACACTGCTGAGCAGGTGGGTAAAGATGCTCGTGACTATCCCGAGGTATTTGCCTTTGAAGCGCTTTGGTGTTCCGGTCAAGGTAAACGAGTTCCTGGAACTGAGCGTCAACGACCTGGGCTACGTGGGCGTCGGACGTTTGTGCTACGGCAACCCTGAAGGCGGCAAGTTCCACGTAGACATGCGCCTCCGCCAGGAGGCCTCGCTACTGCAGGGGCGCTTGACACGCCTACTCCGGCATCCGGCCCACTGGGCCGAGCACCACCACCTCGCCGGGACGAAGGCCGATGTTGACGCCGGCAGGAAAGGCAATTACACCGCCTTGGTCAGTGATTTCCCTCTCGTCGCTGGCTGA
- a CDS encoding patatin-like phospholipase family protein, with protein MNDNAPFTIGNTDKLGLALSGGGFRAALFHLGVLAKMAELDLLRHVQILSTVSGGSIIGAMYYLKVKQLLEHKRTDGVIPSTPGAYVKMVQELETEFLNGVQTNLRMRALLNPIKNAKMFISDDYSRSDRMSELYNETFYRPIQRPGKETLRDWLQDALSIKDCRDIFLKDLKIIPKGEQPGFDIALYNLAAEHKIPVLNINATTLNSGDNWVFTASYVGGISSERYPKTSFANPNDINLSPEQNNKRAAILNRLTLSDAVAASACVPALFAPFAIHDLYGEKDVIELVDGGVFDNQGLTALYDGKCTHIICSDASGQLHHDRSPASGMASVFMRSNDVLMKRVRDLIVHELDMKTGGNPVDTRFWHLRDGFGGTPYFRSFSPPPDGSDYNQTGADHGQIYLLSAIRTDLDAFADIEANALMYDGYCLCDRFLNQSEGLKKPPPFPWRFYSVMASSVLDSRRLTHCLAVGGDMFFKLFRLTDTKGKLLGAGLGLAVLLGIWAFVYQTLNVYADQIDGVLRAPGWTAAVLVVGLAGWMLRNKLPRPVQHWQKWIAEGVRTVRTGNVWGLVYPLAVVGSLASIVAFFYLKVINPRYLKLGR; from the coding sequence ATGAACGATAATGCTCCCTTTACGATCGGAAACACCGATAAACTGGGTTTGGCTCTGTCCGGCGGAGGATTTCGAGCCGCGCTGTTCCATCTCGGCGTTCTGGCAAAAATGGCAGAGCTCGATTTATTGCGGCATGTGCAGATACTCTCTACCGTGTCCGGCGGTTCGATCATCGGCGCGATGTATTATTTGAAGGTGAAACAATTGCTGGAACACAAGCGCACGGATGGGGTTATACCGTCGACACCCGGAGCCTACGTCAAGATGGTCCAGGAGCTGGAAACCGAATTCTTGAATGGGGTCCAGACCAATTTACGCATGCGGGCCCTGCTGAATCCCATCAAGAATGCGAAGATGTTCATTAGCGATGATTATTCGCGCAGCGACCGTATGTCGGAGTTATATAACGAAACATTTTACCGCCCCATCCAAAGACCGGGGAAAGAGACCTTGCGGGACTGGCTGCAAGATGCACTGAGCATCAAAGATTGCAGAGACATATTTCTCAAAGACCTAAAAATCATCCCCAAGGGCGAACAGCCCGGATTCGATATTGCCTTGTATAACCTGGCTGCCGAGCACAAGATTCCTGTATTGAATATCAACGCCACGACGCTGAACTCCGGCGACAACTGGGTGTTTACGGCATCCTACGTCGGCGGGATTTCATCGGAGCGCTATCCGAAAACAAGTTTTGCCAACCCCAATGACATTAACTTATCACCTGAGCAAAACAACAAGCGTGCGGCCATACTGAACAGGCTGACCCTATCCGATGCGGTTGCGGCATCCGCCTGCGTGCCGGCGTTATTTGCTCCGTTTGCGATTCACGATTTATACGGAGAAAAAGACGTCATCGAATTGGTGGATGGCGGTGTGTTCGACAACCAGGGCTTGACGGCGCTTTATGATGGAAAATGTACCCACATCATATGCAGCGATGCAAGCGGGCAGCTGCACCATGACCGCAGCCCCGCAAGCGGTATGGCTTCCGTATTCATGCGTTCAAACGATGTGTTGATGAAGCGGGTGAGAGACCTGATCGTCCACGAACTGGACATGAAGACGGGCGGTAACCCCGTTGATACGCGTTTCTGGCATCTCAGGGATGGCTTTGGCGGCACGCCGTATTTTCGGAGTTTCTCTCCGCCTCCCGACGGCAGCGACTACAATCAGACCGGTGCAGACCACGGGCAAATCTATCTGCTCTCGGCGATACGTACCGATCTGGATGCCTTCGCCGATATCGAAGCCAACGCTCTGATGTATGATGGCTATTGCTTGTGTGATAGATTTCTTAACCAATCCGAAGGCTTGAAGAAGCCGCCGCCTTTCCCGTGGCGTTTTTATTCCGTCATGGCGAGTTCCGTGCTGGATAGCCGTAGACTCACCCATTGCCTTGCCGTGGGCGGCGATATGTTTTTCAAGCTGTTCCGCTTGACGGATACGAAAGGGAAATTGCTGGGGGCGGGATTGGGGCTGGCCGTCCTGCTGGGTATATGGGCTTTCGTCTATCAAACATTGAACGTCTATGCCGATCAAATCGATGGAGTATTGCGTGCACCTGGGTGGACGGCCGCCGTCCTGGTCGTTGGACTGGCGGGATGGATGCTCAGGAATAAGCTGCCGCGTCCTGTGCAGCATTGGCAGAAATGGATTGCCGAGGGCGTTAGGACGGTGCGTACCGGAAACGTGTGGGGCCTTGTTTACCCCCTCGCCGTCGTTGGCAGTCTGGCTTCCATCGTGGCCTTTTTTTATCTGAAAGTGATTAATCCAAGGTATCTGAAGCTTGGCCGATGA